The DNA window GAATCCGCATCGACCGGCATACCGGAAGCAGAGACCGGTTTGCGGTAGACGATGAGCCGACCGACCCACATCGCCCGAGAGATCATCCGGACGCCGGTATATGGCACCAACCCGAGGCCGAAGACGGTCGCTATTGTCAGCACTAGACCCACGATGAAGGTGACCGCCGGGTTGGCCGGAAATGTCATGGCACACACCGAGGTGATCGACATCATCACCACCGCCCCCGCGACCTGCGGCAGCGTATATGGCCCGAACGGGAGCTTCTGCCCGTTCTGCGCCTTGCCGATCATGGTCGGCACCCGCTTGATCGGGGTGAAAACCTTGATCACCTGGGTCATCGATAGCCACCGATGGGGTGATCGGGGACGATGATGTTGGAGTCGGTGCGCGCGTAGTTGACCAAGGTCGGGAGTATCCAGAACAAGACCGCGGCGAGCAGGGCCGAACCCGCTACCGCGAGGATCTTGGCCGGGGACAGTCGGGATTTGGCCGCCTCGGAGATCAGCACACCCATGCTCAGGATGGTGATCAGGATCAGCCCCGCCCAGCGGACGAAGATCAGTACGCCGTACAGAATGGCGCTCAAATTACCCATGGGCCTGCCTCTTTCGTATCAGTTCTGGGTCGCCCGCGGAATCTGTGCCACCGACGATGGCACCGAGGAGGTGACCGAGGTCGAGGGGCGGCTTCCGCGCGAGTCCTGCTCCGCGACCACGGCCGGCGGATTCGTCATTGCGGGGACGGAATCCACCGACTGCACCTGCCACTGGCCACCGTCGCGCACCATGGTCAGCGGGTAGGCCAGCGTCGCGGCCGCGCCGCCGTCGCCCTTGGGATTGACCGTGGCCAGCACCTGCGCCGTCGATCGCGCGGTGCCGCAACTGTTGTCATCGGAGGTGACCGCGACGGTCTCCACGGCGGTGAACGGGGCCGGGCGCAAGGCGGCGATCCCGGCGTCCAAGGTGATGTATCGACCCACGTCTCCGGTACCGGTCAAGTACGCCGTCAAGAAACCCGAAGCCACTTGAGCCAGCGGGGTATCGGTCGTGCACGGCGAGGAATACGCCTGTGCCAGATCCGCACCCCGGCTGGGCGGTTCCACCAGGGCGGGCAGCGATAACGCCCGCAGTCGCCCGTTGAGCACCGATACTCCGACCCGGTAGTACTGCCGCGCCTCGGCGGCGGTCCCGACGGTCCCGGTAGTCCCCGCGGCTCCGGTGGTCTTGCCGACCCGAACCGATACGGTTACCGACCAAACCTCGAGTGCGTCGAAGCTGCCGATGCGCGCCACGTACACCACCATCGGTTCCGACACCTGCCGCGCAGTCGTCGGCAGCGTGATCTGCTGCGCACTGCCGCCGACATATTCACCGAGCCGATCCTGTTGTCCGGCAACCGAACCCAGGTAGGTCACGATGAACTGCTCGGCGAACGAACCGGCCAACTGCGCGCGTCCGACGGTCGCGGGCGTGGCACTGTCGGACGGTGGCGGCGGATCCGTGGCGAACCAGTCGAGGATCGCGTGGCCACCGCCCAGGATCGCGAGCACCGCGAGCACCGCGACGATCACATTGTCGCGGCGGCGGCGTGCGACCATTCGGCGAAGTAAATCCTCGCCCGAATCAGTCGATCTGCCAGCCATTGTCCGCACTTCCGAAATGGTAGAGAGCACAGTCGTTTCCGGCCGCCCCGCCATTCCCAAGGTTGGGGACAGCGGGTCAGTACGCCGGACTACGTTTCAATCGATGTGCGAGCCGATACTGCAGCTGATCGTCGTAACCGATCGGCGCCTGCCCCTGCGGGGATTCCTGCGCGTCGCGCCCGGATTCCAGCATCGGCACATCGTCGGCAACCCGAACCAGCTGTGCGATAGCCAGTTGCCGACTCGGATATCCGGGATACGGGTAGAGCAGCAGCGATGTCGGCGTGTAACCACCGCCGTAGTTGAGCGCCCGCACCGTGACACCCGCGGTATCCCCCGATTGCAGCCGATCAGTGAGGCCCACCAACCGGATACGGTCGTCCGGATGGAAGACGTCCACCGGCCGGAACAGGTAGTCCCAGCGGATCCAGGGCGCCGGATCCGTGAGCCAGTGCGAGATGCTGGCGCGCTCGGTCTGCAGGATCGCGAGGTGAGTTCCGGCCCGGCGGTGCGCCTCCCGCAAACCGACTCGTTCCAGCGTCGGCCATTCCGAGAATTCGTTGTCCGAGGTGACATCCTCGATCAGCAACCACGCGCCGTGGGTCCGGTCGTCGTCGCGGGCCCGGATGGTGATGCGCCACCGCCCCGGCCGCTCCGGCCCATCGTGCACCGTGACGTCGAATTGGAGCTTGTCACCGGGTTTGGGACTGTAGAGCAGATCCAGAACCTCGGCATGTCGATTGAATCCCGAGATCCGATGGAACAATTCGGCGATCGACATCACCGGCGCATACTGCTCGGCCGAATTGCCGGTCAGCCGCGTCGCGCCGATCGGTTGCTGGATGGTCTGGGTACCGAGGTCCCAGATCGCACCCACCGCGGCCGGCAGCACCGGACATGTCGCAGTGGCAGAGCCCATCCACAACCGGACCGCGTGCACATCTCCGCCGGGTCCGAACACCGGATGGATCCGCAGCAGGTGCGGCCCCGAACCGGTCTGGATTGTCAGATCCACATCCTCGGCCCCGTCGCGCGCCGCGCGTAGGGCGTCGACCAAGCTCCGAGTCTTCAGACTGTCATAGAGAGCCGGTGTCCTCGCCAGCAGCCGCTGTAGCACACGCTGCCAGTCGGCGAACTCCCGCGGCGCTTCCCCTACCGATGCCACCGACATCGCCTCGGGCGTCAACGTCTCGATCGTTATCCAAGGAATTACTGCGCCACTCGTCATCGCACTTGCCCGTACCAGCCGTTCTTCCGGAAGCTGTCACCCGCGGGCGACACCATGTGACCAGAACAATGTACCGCTATCCAACGGCTCGTTCAATAGGTTTCTGGATGTCGACATCACATGCAGTCTGCATGACATGGACACGCAACGTTCCCCAAGCGGTCGTTTCTTAACATCCGCTTGAGGAACCTGCGGTTAAACATCAGAATTCCGCCGCGCGCACCAGAGTTCGCAGTCGACGTAGAACGACCCGGCGCTCAGCCCTGTACCGACAGGGCCAGCACACCGGCGCCCGCCAGCACACCCACCTCACCGAGTTCGGACGGCACGACACGCAGACCGGTCAGGAAGCTCAATCTGGCATGCGTGGCAACGGCCGCACCGAGCGATTTCCACAGCGCGGTACCAGGCCGAGCCAACGGGCCGCCGACGATCACCCGATCGAGGTCGAGCAGTGCCGCCACCGAAGCGATCGCCCGACCGAGCGCCGTTCCGGCTCGACTCAGCGCTGCGAGCGCGATCTCGTCACCGGCCTGAGCAGCTTCGATCAGGTCATCCACAGATTTTCCCTGCCAGCCTTGCGCGCGCGCCCATTTCAGTGTGAACGCACCGCCGGCCACTGCCTCCAGGCACCCACGCCCCCCGCATTCACAGAGGTCGTCGAAGCCCGGAACCAGTACATGCCCGATATGCCCGGCGTTACCGGTACGCCCGACCATCACGAAACCGCCGATCATGACGCCGCCGCCGATCCGGTCGGAAACCATGATCGACAGAGCGTCCATCACGTCCTGTGTGCCACCGAAGTTACGCTCGGCCAAGGCCAGGCAGACACCGTCGAAGGCCAGGTGTATCGGCGCAGCGGGAAATAGCTTCTGAACCGCCTCGACGATGCCGAAACCGGTCCGCCACTCGGCAATTTCGGAGGGCGCCACGACACCGGCCGCCATATCGATCGGACCCGCCGAGCCGATGCCGACGCTGGTGACCTCATCGCCGCCCGCGACCTCGAGTAGCAGGTCTCGGCAAGCGTCCCATGCCGCACGGGCAGGAATCGGGCTACGCCGAATGTCGTCTTCGCCGACGTCTTCGGCCACTCGACTCGCCGCGAAACCGTGTGGCCCGATCTCCAACGCCAACATCGTCATGAGTTACCCACCGCCAGAATTGAGTTCGTCGTAATTTGTGGACGAAGCATAGGTCAGGATCAGTGATCGCCGGTTCCGGTGGGTTCCAACCGACGGCCCAGCACGATATGGCGGCGCGGAGTCGTCACGGCGGGTTCGGCGGGCGCCGGGCGCGAGCCGGTGCGGATGATCCGCAGCGGTCGCTTATGATCGATCGGTGTAATGCGATGGCGGTCCAGATCCGAGACGATCTTGCCCGCACTGTCGTAAGCGACTCCGGCCCAGATCATCGCGCGGGGACCGGTGCCGCGCTCGGTGAGCGTCTGCGCCAACTGCTGGCATTTGGTGAAGAGCGGGCAGCTCTCGCAGATTCGCATGGCCGCTCGCCAAGAGTCCGGGGTACCGACGTCCAGATCCCAGTCGTCGGGACCGTCCGCACAGGGCGGTCGATGCGCGGACCTACTCGGGATCGTCGAAATCCGTGCCGTCGCGAGGGATTCCGTGGCCAAGGAAGTTCGGGTGATGCTCATAGCCGTCTCCGGGGATGCCGAGGGCACGCCAACCAGGTTGCGCGCCCATTGGTTCGGGAGGTCATCAGGGCTGCTCAACAGTCCCCGGAAGGGCCAGCGACGAATGCTGGTAGACGCACGTTAACCCACTATTGGCCGCTGGGCAATCGCTTCTGCCGCCACTTAACGGCACGTTGACCAAGATGTGATGCTGGCGTATCGTTGGTTAACGGCACGTTTGTTTACGAGCCATCCTCTGAGGAGCGAATTGTGGTTTCCTATGGATATGGCTGTTGAGTCCGAATACACGATCGACGAGCTGGCGCGGGCAGCCGATACCACCGTGCGCAGCGTCCGCGTGTATCACGAGCGCGGGCTTCTCCCGTCGCCCGAAGTACGAGGTCGTATCGGCTATTACGGGTCCGATCACCTCAACCGGTTGCAGACGATCAGTCGCCTGCTCAGCCGGGGTATGAAGCTGAACGGGATCCGGGAACTACTCGAAGCCTGGGATCGCGGTGAAGGACTGGCGGAGGTGCTCGGCGTCGCCGACCCACCCGCCTCGGAAGCGATTACGATCGCCGCGCACGCGTCGCCACCGGAACGCAGGTCGGCGCCCCCGGAACTTCCGGACTACGTGCAGCAGGCGCTCGCCACGAACGGCGATCCGCACGAGGCATACCGCGTGATCAACCCGCGCTGCGGCGACCTCACCACCCGGCTCGTCGATGCGGGTATCCCGGCGCGCGACGCGTTCGGTGTGGTCGAGCGGCTCAGATCCGACTGCAACCAGATCGCCGATCAGTATGCGACCCAACTGTTCTATTTTCTGGCGGGCCAGACCTACGAACAGTCCGAGCGCACACCGAAGGACCGCGCCAAATTGGAGACAGAGCTGGCCATCGCCCGCCTGATCGCCACCCGCGCGGCGTCGGAGCTGATCGACCAGGCCTTCGCCCGCCACGCCGAGCTGCCTCCGGCCTGACACCTACCGCGGAAACGAATCACGTTGAGCGCAAAGGGTTTTCGCTAATCTCGCGTGCACTACCGTGAGGAGTGTGTTCGGGCGAGCTGCAGGTGTTGTTGGCACATGGGTGATGTCGGGGCGGTCGAGCCGAAATGCGCTCTCGGACATCGAATTCTGGGATACGGCGCGGTGGCGGCCGCGAGCGGTAATTCGCCGATTCGCACGATGGGTCGGCGCTACTCGGCTGCGACGAATAACGGCCCGGCTGATGTTCGGCGTAGTCGTGTTGTTCGTTATTCCGATGACGATCGGTGCGGTGGCGACGGCGCAGACCCAGACCGATAGCGCCGGGTCCTCGACGATCGATGCCATCGGCTGGATGGGAGTCCGGGATTCATCCGGGGTACCGCTGGCCAATTACGTATTCGTGACGAATCACGGCAGCTTTCTGCATCCCGGGTATGTGCCGTTGTCGACGGTACTCGAACTGGAGTTCGCGGGGATAATGGCTACCGAGGCCAGCGGGATCGCGGTGGTCCTCTTTGTAGTGAGCTTTCGCTGGCTCGACCTGGTCGCACAGCCGCTGTCGCGGGTCGCCGACGCCTTCTCCGGCCAAGTGGCCACGCCCATCGTCATCACCCTGGCGGCAACCATTGGAGGGGGTTCCGTAGCCTGGTTCGCCCTTCAGCAGTACTTCTCCAAAGTCACTCTTCAGGTGGTGGCGATGCTACTCGTCGCGGTATTCGGCGTGCCGTACCTTGCGCATCCGATGGCCGACGTCTTGTCTCCGGATGGGCTGCTCGCACAGGGACGTGACGTCGGTGTCGCGGTCGCCGCGGGCCTCAACGGCCAATCGAATCCAGATCCGAGAGTGGTCGTCGACTCCATCGAGGGCACACTCGCCGACAACTTCGTGCGCTATCCGTTGCAGGTGTGGAATTTCGGCCATGTCGTCGACGAATCACCCGCGTGCCGCGCCGCCTGGTCGGCCGGGGTATTGGCCGGTAGCGCCGACAAGGTCGCCAGCGGCATGAAACGATGCGGCGACATCGCGGCGTACACGAAGGCCGACAATCCCAATGCAGGCCAAATCTGCACCGGTTTGCTATTGCTGGTTTTCGCCGCCGTCCTGCTGATGTTCGGCGTGTATCTCTCGGGAAAGATCGTACTGGCCGCCGCGGAGGCGATCTATCACGCATTCATGGCCATCTTCGGTTTCGCGGCAGGCGGATTCATCTACGGACCGAGCCAGACCTTCCTGGCGCGCAACCTGGTCGATGCGTTCGTTTCGGCCGGGAAAATGATCGCATTCACCGTATATCTCGGCCTCTATGCCCTGATCCTCGGCGATGTGTTCAAGCAGGCACAGGGCCATGGCATCGCGGTGATCTTCATCGGCGGCTCGATCATGAT is part of the Nocardia sp. NBC_00565 genome and encodes:
- a CDS encoding conjugal transfer protein, which codes for MVARRRRDNVIVAVLAVLAILGGGHAILDWFATDPPPPSDSATPATVGRAQLAGSFAEQFIVTYLGSVAGQQDRLGEYVGGSAQQITLPTTARQVSEPMVVYVARIGSFDALEVWSVTVSVRVGKTTGAAGTTGTVGTAAEARQYYRVGVSVLNGRLRALSLPALVEPPSRGADLAQAYSSPCTTDTPLAQVASGFLTAYLTGTGDVGRYITLDAGIAALRPAPFTAVETVAVTSDDNSCGTARSTAQVLATVNPKGDGGAAATLAYPLTMVRDGGQWQVQSVDSVPAMTNPPAVVAEQDSRGSRPSTSVTSSVPSSVAQIPRATQN
- a CDS encoding GAF domain-containing protein codes for the protein MTSGAVIPWITIETLTPEAMSVASVGEAPREFADWQRVLQRLLARTPALYDSLKTRSLVDALRAARDGAEDVDLTIQTGSGPHLLRIHPVFGPGGDVHAVRLWMGSATATCPVLPAAVGAIWDLGTQTIQQPIGATRLTGNSAEQYAPVMSIAELFHRISGFNRHAEVLDLLYSPKPGDKLQFDVTVHDGPERPGRWRITIRARDDDRTHGAWLLIEDVTSDNEFSEWPTLERVGLREAHRRAGTHLAILQTERASISHWLTDPAPWIRWDYLFRPVDVFHPDDRIRLVGLTDRLQSGDTAGVTVRALNYGGGYTPTSLLLYPYPGYPSRQLAIAQLVRVADDVPMLESGRDAQESPQGQAPIGYDDQLQYRLAHRLKRSPAY
- a CDS encoding ROK family protein; amino-acid sequence: MTMLALEIGPHGFAASRVAEDVGEDDIRRSPIPARAAWDACRDLLLEVAGGDEVTSVGIGSAGPIDMAAGVVAPSEIAEWRTGFGIVEAVQKLFPAAPIHLAFDGVCLALAERNFGGTQDVMDALSIMVSDRIGGGVMIGGFVMVGRTGNAGHIGHVLVPGFDDLCECGGRGCLEAVAGGAFTLKWARAQGWQGKSVDDLIEAAQAGDEIALAALSRAGTALGRAIASVAALLDLDRVIVGGPLARPGTALWKSLGAAVATHARLSFLTGLRVVPSELGEVGVLAGAGVLALSVQG
- a CDS encoding MerR family transcriptional regulator, with translation MLAYRWLTARLFTSHPLRSELWFPMDMAVESEYTIDELARAADTTVRSVRVYHERGLLPSPEVRGRIGYYGSDHLNRLQTISRLLSRGMKLNGIRELLEAWDRGEGLAEVLGVADPPASEAITIAAHASPPERRSAPPELPDYVQQALATNGDPHEAYRVINPRCGDLTTRLVDAGIPARDAFGVVERLRSDCNQIADQYATQLFYFLAGQTYEQSERTPKDRAKLETELAIARLIATRAASELIDQAFARHAELPPA